In Methylobacterium sp. WL1, the sequence CGCCCCGAAGGCGGCGATCAGGGTCATCGCCCGGGCGGCGTCGCTCAGCACCCCGGAGGCCGCCGCGATGCCGCCGACCCGCGCCTCGCGCTTGGCGATGGAGATCAGCGACAGGGCGATCGCCTCGCCGAACACGATGAAGCTCTGCTTCAGGAAGTCGGCCAGCGCCCCGTAGGCGCCCAGCCCCGCGGGCCCCACGGTCTTGGCGATGATCAGCCGGTCGAGGCTCTGGGCCAGGGCCGCCGTCCCGAAGGACAGCACCAGCGGCCAGCCATAGGCGAACAGCCGCAGAGCCTCGGCGCGGCTGCCGCGGCCGGGCATCATCGGGGCGATGGTGATCGCGGCCGGCAGCGCCGCCAGGGCGTTGGCGGCGGCCACGGCAAAAGCGAGGTGCAGCGGATCGGTCGACAGGTGCAGCGCCAGGCTGCCCAGTGCGAGCATCAGCACGGCCCGGCTCATCACCGAGGCCGCCACCGCACCGGCCTTCAGGCGCGTGCGGGCGATCTCGGTGGAGCCCTCGAACAGGGTGGTGCCGAAGGCGAGCGCCAGGATCGCGGCCGCCATATCGGCCGGGACCAGCCCGAGCCCGGCCGCGAGCGCGCTGCCGAGCCCGGCGAGCAGCAGCGTGCCGCCCAGGATCCGCACCACGGTGCCGACCTGCGCCGGCTCACGGGCCTCGTCGTAGAGGGCGAAGAACGCGAATTTCGGCCACTGGCAGGTCGCCCCGTAGAGCACCAGCGCCCAGGACAGGACGTACAGGTAGATCCCGTAGCTCTCCACCGGCGCGAGGCGCGTGAACACGGCCACGGAGGCCATGTTCAGGGCGGCGGCGAAGCCGCGCGAGCCGACATAGATCAGGCTGTGCCGGGCAATCATGTCCTACGCATCATGCGCCATCCGGGTCGCCGCTTCGGCGATATCCCTTATGCGGGCGCAAGCGTTAGGGCATCGTTCCGGCGGGTGCCGTGTGGTCGGCCCGCTCAGCGGCGGATCAGCGACCGCCCGGTCATCTCGGCGGGCTGTTCGAGGCCCATCAGGTCGAGGAGGGTCGGCGCGACGTCGGCCAGGCGGCCGTCGGCGAGCGTCACGCCATCGACGCCGACCAGCATCGCCGGCACCGGGTTGAGGGTGTGGGCGGTGTGCGGCTCGCCGGTCTCCGGATCGCGCATCATCTCGCAATTGCCGTGGTCGGCGGTGACGAGCAGCGCGCCCCCGCTGGACCTGATCGCGTCGACCACCCGGCCGAGGCAGGCATCCACCGTCTCCACCGCCTTCACGGCGGCGGCGAGGCTGCCGGTATGGCCGACCATGTCGGGATTGGCGAAGTTCAGCAGGATCATGTCGTAGCGGCCGGAGCCGATCGCCTCCACGGCGCGGTCGGTCAATTCCGCGGCCGACATCTCCGGCTGCAGGTCGTAGGTCGCCACCTTCGGGGACGGCACCAGGATCGCGTCCTGGCCCTCGAACGGCGCCTCGCGGCCGCCGTTCATGAAATAGGTGACGTGCGGATACTTTTCGGTCTCGGCCATGCGCAGCTGGGTGCGCCCGGCCCGGGCTACGGTCTCGCCGAGGCCGTTCGGCAGGTCGAGGGGGCCGAACAGCGTGTCGGCGAAGGCGTCGATCTCGACGCTGTACTGGACGATGCCGAGGGCTGCGGCGAACCGGACCGTCCGGGTCCGCGCGAAGCCCGCGAAGGCCGGATCGAGCAGGGCCTCGAGGATCTGCCGGGTCCGGTCGGCGCGGAAATTGAAGCTCAGCACGCCGTCGCCGTCCTGCATGCCGGCATAGTCGCCGATGATGGCCGGCCGCAGGAACTCGTCCGACAGGTCGAGCACATAGGAGGCGGCGATCGCCTCCAGGGCGCTCGCGAACCGGGCGCCGCGCGCCGCGGTCATCGCGTCGTAGGCGATCGAGACCCGCTCCCAGCGCCGGTCGCGGTCCATCGCGTAGTAGCGGCCGCACAAGGTGGCGATGCGGGCGCCGTCGGGGAGCGCGGCCTCGACGGCCTCCAGGCAGCCGGCCGCGGAGCGCGGCGGCATATCGCGCCCGTCCGTGAAGGCGTGGAGGCGGACCGGCACGCCGGCCTCGACCAGCACCCGCGCCAGCGCCACCGCGTGGTCCTGGTGCGCGTGGACGCCCCCGGGCGACAGCAGGCCGACGAGGTGGCAGGTCCCGCCGCTCGCCCGCAGCGCGTCGATGAACCGGGTCAGGGCCGGGTTGCTGGCGAGCGAGCCGTCCGCGACGGCGGTATCGATGCGTGGCAGGTCCTGCATGACCACCCGGCCCGCGCCGATGTTCAGGTGCCCGACCTCGGAATTGCCCATCTGTCCCTCGGGCAGGCCGACATCGGCCCCGAAGGTCTGCAGCCGCGCCCGGGGACCCTCGCGCATCAGGCCGTCGAAGACGGGCGTGCGGGCCTGGTGGACGGCATTGTCGGCGACCGCGTCCCGGAGTCCCCAGCCGTCGAGGATCACGAGCATCACGGGGCGCGGGGTCCTGTCGGGCACGGTCACAACACTCCAAGGCCTGCACGGCACGGCGCGGGTACTCCGGACCCTCGAGGTCCGGAGAGATGCGCGTGTCGATAATCGGCTTGGCCGCGCGAGACTACAGCCCAGGGTAGGAATTGGCGACGGAAGGGGAACGGCGACCGGTATCTGACACGGGATTCGCGGGGCCCGTTCGCAGAATCCCGGTCAGTTGACGCTCGCCGGATCCGATCCGGGTGCGACGCCGAGCAGGGGCGGCTTCCGGCGCAAGGCGGTCCGCAACAGGGTCCGGCGATAACCACGATGCGACAGGAAGCCGGCGGCCCAGGCCAGGTGCATCGCGATCGCCGCCGGGCCGCTCATGACCAGGCCCGGCTCCCGCGCCTTCAGGGCCAGCGCGAGGCCGCTGAGGCCGCAGCCCCCCGCATAGACCGCCAGCAGGATCAGCAGCATCGGGGCAACCGTGACGAGGGCCAGGGCGGCAACGCCGTAGAGCAGGACCAGGGGCGGCAGCATCTGGCGCATCCGCGGCAGGCTGGCGTGCTTCTCCAGGGTTCGGGCGCAGCCACGGCCGTACAGGAAATATTGCCGGGTCAGGCTGAACAGGGTCGCGCGGGGGTAGTAGGTCACGACGAGGTCGGCCGCGAGATAGATCTTGCCGCCGGCCGCGCAGAGCCGGCGGTCGAGTTCGGCGTCCTCGTTGTGCGAGAAACTCTCGTCGTATCCGCCGACCCGCAGGAACTCGCGCCGGTCGAAGATGGCGTGGTGGCCGTGGGCGACGTAGCCCGAGATCCCGCCCAGGCGGTGCGCCGAGCCGCCGTTGCCGAGCCGGCTGTTCTGGGCGGCCGCGATGGCACGCTGCAGCGGCGTCACCCCGATGGTCCGCAGGGGCACGACCACCGAGACGGCGTCCCACTGGCGAATCGTCCGCATCAGGTCCTGCACCCAGTTCTCGGGATAGGCCGCGTGGCAATCGGCGCGCACGAGATAGGTCGAGCCCGGATGTGCGAGGCGAGCCGCTAGGTTGAGCGCCGAGGCCTGGATGCGGCGGGCATTGTGGATCAGCTGGATTCGCGGATCCTTGTCGCTGAGCGCCTGGACGATGGCGCAGGTCGCGTCGCTGCTGCCGCCGTCCATCACCAGCAATTCACACGCGAGCGCCCCTGGGGCCGGCATCACCGAGCGGATCGCCTCGGCGATGTGCTGGGCCTCGTTCAGGGCCGGCATGGCGATCGTCACCAACGGGATGCCCGCGCCGTCCGGGCCGTCGACAGAAGCGTCCTTCATGGCGGTTCTCCTGAGACCCGAGCCCGATCTTGCGCCGGCCCCGCGGTGGCCCCGTTCCGGAGGAAGCCCAGCGCCTCGGTGAGGACGGCTCGTTCGCCCGGCACGCGTGTCCGGGCCGGCCGAGCCGGCATCGACAGAGACGACGTCCCGCGCCCGGGGTCTCTTCTGTCCTCATAAGCAATCAATACGGTGGTCAACGACAACCACCTCTTCAGTCGGGAGGCTCGGTACGACGAAAGATGTAATTCGTGCCGGATGACCGCGGTGATAGCCCGGCTCAGTGGGATCGCCGATCCGGCAGCTGATGCCGCGAACGGATCCAGCAAGCACCGATCGTCGTGCGGGATCGCTTCGAATGATGGACTCTTTGGACGCGCTTGCGCTCGATGCGCCGAAACATGGCCTTGGCGGGCCCAGATCGGAACCGACCGCGATGCCGGTCACCGAAATCCTTCCCGACAATCAACTCGTCGCCTTCGATGCCGCGGGGGTCTGGCAGTATCGCGGGTTGCTGTGGGTCCTGATCCTGCGCGACCTGAAGGTGCTCTATCGCCAGACCGCCCTGGGCGCCTGCTGGGCGATCGCGCAGCCGCTTTTCACGGTGGCGATCTTCACCGTCATCTTCGGCCATTTCGCCAAGATCCCCACCGACGGGGCGCCCTATGCGCTGTTCGCCGGCAGCGCGATCATCCTGTGGACCTACTTCGCCGAGTCGGTACGCCGGAGCGCCACCGGCCTCGTCACCGAGGCGGAGCTCATCCGCAAGATCTACTTCCCGCGCCTGGTGATCCCGCTCGCCACCGTGGTGTCGCCGATGGTGGACTTCGCCATCGCCCTCGCGGTGATGCTGGTGCTGATGCTCTGCTACGGGGTGATGCCGAGCTGGCACATCGTCCTCGCGGTGCCGACGCTCGCGGTCACCGCGATGCTGGCGCTCGGGGTGAGCCTGTGGCTCGGGCCGGTCAACGTCCGCTTCCGGGACGTCAAGCACACGCTGCCGTTCCTCATCCAGATCTGGATGTACGCCTCGCCGATCGTCTACGCGGCGAGCATCGTCCCCGACTCGGTGCGCTGGCTCTACGCGCTCAACCCGATGGTCGGGCTGATCGAGGCGTTCCGGTTCGCGATCCTCGGCGGTACCACGCCCGACCTGTTCGCCCTCGCGGTCTCGGTCACGGTGTCGTCGCTGCTGCTGTTCACCGGACTGATCTTCTTCCAGCGCATGGAGCGCTCTTTCGCGGATATAATCTGATGTCGATGGCGATCAGCGTACAGGATATCGGCAAGCAATACTGGCGTGCCCCGCGGGCCACGCACGACAACTCCCTGCGCGAGGCGCTCATCGACGGCGCGCGGGGCCTGCTGACGCGCCGGTCCGAGGCGCGCCCGACCAAGGAGGGGTTCTGGGCGCTGAAGGATGTCAGCTTCGGCATCAAGCACGGCGAGAACGTCGGCATCATCGGGATGAACGGGGCGGGCAAGAGCACCCTGCTCAAGCTGATCTCGCGGATCGCCGCCCCGACCACCGGCAGCATCCGGCTGGTCGGCCGGGTCGGCGCCCTGCTCGAAGTCGGCACGGGCTTCCACCGGGAGCTCACCGGCCGCGAGAACATCTTCCTCTACGGCTCGATCCTGGGCATGCACCGCCATGAGATCGCCGAGAAGTTCGACGCGATCGTCGAGTTCTCGGAGATCGGCGACTTCATCGACATGCCGGTGAAGCGCTATTCCAGCGGCATGTATGTCCGGCTGGCCTTCTCGGTGGCCGCCCATCTCGAGCCCGACATCCTGCTCCTCGACGAGGTCCTGGCGGTCGGCGACTACACCTTCCAGAAGAAGTGCATCGACTTCGCCCGCCGCCTCCAGAGCAAGGGCTCGACGATCCTGCTCGTCTCGCACAACATGTTCAGCGTGAAGACCATGTGCGAGCGGGTGATCTACATCAAGAACGGCCGCGTCGCCTTCGACGGCCCCACCGACGAGGGGCTGCACCACTACGAGCGCGACAGCTACCTGGCCGACGCACCCTGGTTCCGGCCCGAGGGCGGCCACCACCCGGTGGAGATCCAGGACGTCACGGTCGCCGACGAATCGGGCGCTCCGAAGACGCTGTTCCGGCACGGCGAGCGGATGCGGATCACGGCGCGCTACACCGCCTCGGAGCCGATCACCGACCCGCATGTGCTGTTCTCGATCACGCGATCGGACGAGCTGCTCTGCTGCAACTTCAGCACGATGACGGATCGCGCCAAGCTGCAGACCCTGTCGGGCGACGGCACGATCGAGCTGCTGACGCCGCCGCTGACCCTCACCGCGGACACCTACAAGGTCTCCGTGGTGGTCCGGCAGCGGGGCTTCGAGCGCCTGCTCGCCGCGCGGATCGGCGCCCGCTTCCACGTGGAGCACCCGGTCTTCGCCCCCGACGTGTTCGGTGTCTTCCACACTCCCGGCACCTGGACGGCGGATCCCGCACCGCATCGCTGAAGCCCGGAGGGCACGATGGCCATTGTTGCGTCAGAGCTCCGCCATGACGGACGCCGAGACATCGACGACGAGACCGCCCGGCGCGCCGGGCGGATCCAGGCGAATTTCTCGGCCTTCGATGCCCGGGTGCGGGAGGCCGAGCGCCGGGCGGCTGCGGGCGACCTCGAAGGCGCCGCCGTCGAAGCCGCCATTGCGGCGACGATGGCGGCCCATCGCCATTGCGGCGTCTTCGCGAGCCCGCGCCTGGAGCGTCTGACCGCCGAGATCGGCCGGCGGCTCGAGCCGGAGGCCGGCCCTCGCACGGCCCCGGAGCCGGCCCCGTTCCGGCGCGTCCTCCACGTCTGCACGCAGCTCGCCCCGGTGGGCGGCCTCACCAAGATGCTGGCGTTGTGGATCGGCGCCGACGCCCACCGGACCAACGGCCTCGCCCTGACCCAGCATCGCGGCCCGGTCGATGGGCGGATCGCCGAGGCGGTCCGCGCCAGCGGCGGCGCGATCCACCACCTGAACCACCGCCAGGGCGGCAAGCTCGCCTGGGCGCGGGAGCTGCGCCGCGTCGCGCGGGATTACGACGTCGTCGTCCTCCACATCCATTGCGAGGACGTGGTCCCGCTGATCGCCTTCGCGGATCCGGGCAAGCACCCGCCGGTCCTGCTCCTGAACCACGCGGATCACCTGTTCTGGATCGGGACCCGGATCAGCCACGCGGTGATCAACCTGCGCGAGGCCGCCCGCCGGCTCGCGATCACGCGGCGCGGCGTCGATCCGGCCCGGAGCTTCCTGCTCCCGACCCTGATCACGCTGCCCGAGCGCCAGCGCAGCCGTACGGCCGCCAAGCACGCCCTCGGGATCCCGGACGACGAGGTCCTGCTGGTCTCCGTGGCGCGCGGCGCGAAGTACCGCAACGTCGGCGACGTCACCTACGCCGACCGGCACGTCGATCTGCTGGCTGCGCATCCGAAGGCTCGCCTGATCGTGGTCGGCGCGGGCGAGCGCGCGGACTGGGCCCGGGCGCAGGCCGCGACGGACGGGCGGATCGTGGCCTATGCCGAGCAGTCGGATCCGCGGGCCTTCTTCGAGGCGGCGGACATCTACGTCGATTCCTACCCGTTCGTCTCGTCGACCTCGATGCTCGAAGCCGCCGCCTACGGGCTGCCGCTGGTGACGCGGTTCGAGGCGCCCGCGGCGGCCGAGATCGTCGCGATCAACCATCCCGGGCTCGACGCCACGGCCCGGGTCGCCCGCGACCAAGCGGAATACGAGGCTCACCTCACCGCGCTGATCACCGACGCGGAGGACCGCCGGACCACGGGGGCCGAGATCAGCGCCGCCATCGCGCGCCTCTACGCGCCGGCGAGCTGGGCCGCCGGGCTCGACGCGGTCTACGCGCAGGCCCAGGCGCTGCCCCGTCTCGCGCCGGGTGCCGGGCCGGTGACGGTCGAGGCGCCTCATCTGGGCGAACCGGACCTGCGCCATCAGGACATGTTCGGCTCGGACTTCCCGATCTCCGGCATGACCAAGAACTACATCGGCATGCTGCCGCTCCGGCAACGCGTCGCCTCCTGGGCGGCCCTGCGCCGCGCCGGCGACTTCTCCAGCCCCTGGGAGCGGGTGCGCCTGCTGCTGCCGGAATGGCTGGTGCGCAACGTGAAGGACCGGCCGGGGCTTCTGCGGGCCGGTTGAGAAGGCGTATCCATCGGATCACGCAAAAACAGGCCCGGGAAACCCTGCGGTTTCCCGGGCCTGTTTTCTTCTCCGTTCCAATGCCCTCGTCAGGTCAGGAACCCGCAGCGGCGCCCGGAATCACGGGTTGGATGCCTGGACGTCCCTGCGACGGGCAAGCCCGATCCGTCAGCGCGTCCCCGGCCCGGCCGCCGCGAGGGGGCGGCTTGCCTGGGCGACGGCCACCAGGGCCGCGCGCAGATGGGTCGGCCGGATCGCGTCCTTGACCGCCCGGTGCGGCATCAGCCGGAAGGCGGAGAGCAGCGCGCCGGCGGCGGCGCGCCGGTCGCCCCGGGCCGCATGGGCCTGGGCGCCGTCCAGGAAGGCGTCGTAATACCCCTGCACGGTCGCGAAATAGAGGCGCAGGGCCTGAAGGCGCGAAACGCCGAGGGCCGGCGCGTGCCGCCGGAAGACCAGCCGCGTGAAGCGGATCCGGCGGGCGATCAGGCTGTCGAAGGTCCCGGCCGGCCGTTGCCGGAAGTGGACACCGGGCACGGCCACGAAGGCGGCCCCGTGCCGGCGCACCGCCCGGATCTGCCAATCCCAATCCTGGTCGCCGAGCAGCGCCTCGTCGAACAGGCCGACGCTGTCGACCAGGCTCCGGCGCACCACGGTCGCGCCGACCTGCGGGAAGTAGCCGCTCAACATCCGGCGCAGCAGCGCGGCCCCGTCGGCCGGGAGCTCCGCCGGCCAGGGACCGTAGACCGGCTCCAGTTCCGGGGAGGTGGTGATCACCTGCCCGAAGACGATGCCGAGACCGGGCTCCGCTTCGAGCCGTCGGAGATGGGGGCGGATGTGGCCCGGCAGCCAGACATCGTCGTCGTCGAGGAACGCCACGAAGGGCGCGCTCGCCCGCAGCAGCGCCGCGTTGCGGGCGGCCCCGCTCCGCACGCGCGACCGGCACGTGGAGGGCGCCGAACGCGGCGGCGACCTCGGCGGCCGGACCCGCCTGACCGTTGTCGCCCACGATGATCTCGAAGGCGAGATCGGGCGCCTCCAGGGCGCGGATGCTCGCCAGGGCCTCGCGCAGCAGGGCGGGCCGGTTGCAGGTGGGGACCACCACGGAAACCGTGGCGCGGGGCGCGGGC encodes:
- a CDS encoding oligosaccharide flippase family protein, yielding MIARHSLIYVGSRGFAAALNMASVAVFTRLAPVESYGIYLYVLSWALVLYGATCQWPKFAFFALYDEAREPAQVGTVVRILGGTLLLAGLGSALAAGLGLVPADMAAAILALAFGTTLFEGSTEIARTRLKAGAVAASVMSRAVLMLALGSLALHLSTDPLHLAFAVAAANALAALPAAITIAPMMPGRGSRAEALRLFAYGWPLVLSFGTAALAQSLDRLIIAKTVGPAGLGAYGALADFLKQSFIVFGEAIALSLISIAKREARVGGIAAASGVLSDAARAMTLIAAFGAVFFLCFDDLVVAVLLGPAYRAEARALAPVLILASILMMFRAYYFGQVIYFTRTSRLEAGAAFATLAAVAALSLLLIPTLGAAGAALAFAGGQAAACLVLVLGAYRAGTTMPLPLADMTGIAGAALVCGAVMAGIGLIPGGLMPPGQALRLVLLLTVAGATAWRYDVLGFAGAIRHRLAA
- a CDS encoding ABC transporter permease yields the protein MPVTEILPDNQLVAFDAAGVWQYRGLLWVLILRDLKVLYRQTALGACWAIAQPLFTVAIFTVIFGHFAKIPTDGAPYALFAGSAIILWTYFAESVRRSATGLVTEAELIRKIYFPRLVIPLATVVSPMVDFAIALAVMLVLMLCYGVMPSWHIVLAVPTLAVTAMLALGVSLWLGPVNVRFRDVKHTLPFLIQIWMYASPIVYAASIVPDSVRWLYALNPMVGLIEAFRFAILGGTTPDLFALAVSVTVSSLLLFTGLIFFQRMERSFADII
- a CDS encoding glycosyltransferase, with product MRSGAARNAALLRASAPFVAFLDDDDVWLPGHIRPHLRRLEAEPGLGIVFGQVITTSPELEPVYGPWPAELPADGAALLRRMLSGYFPQVGATVVRRSLVDSVGLFDEALLGDQDWDWQIRAVRRHGAAFVAVPGVHFRQRPAGTFDSLIARRIRFTRLVFRRHAPALGVSRLQALRLYFATVQGYYDAFLDGAQAHAARGDRRAAAGALLSAFRLMPHRAVKDAIRPTHLRAALVAVAQASRPLAAAGPGTR
- a CDS encoding glycosyltransferase encodes the protein MAIVASELRHDGRRDIDDETARRAGRIQANFSAFDARVREAERRAAAGDLEGAAVEAAIAATMAAHRHCGVFASPRLERLTAEIGRRLEPEAGPRTAPEPAPFRRVLHVCTQLAPVGGLTKMLALWIGADAHRTNGLALTQHRGPVDGRIAEAVRASGGAIHHLNHRQGGKLAWARELRRVARDYDVVVLHIHCEDVVPLIAFADPGKHPPVLLLNHADHLFWIGTRISHAVINLREAARRLAITRRGVDPARSFLLPTLITLPERQRSRTAAKHALGIPDDEVLLVSVARGAKYRNVGDVTYADRHVDLLAAHPKARLIVVGAGERADWARAQAATDGRIVAYAEQSDPRAFFEAADIYVDSYPFVSSTSMLEAAAYGLPLVTRFEAPAAAEIVAINHPGLDATARVARDQAEYEAHLTALITDAEDRRTTGAEISAAIARLYAPASWAAGLDAVYAQAQALPRLAPGAGPVTVEAPHLGEPDLRHQDMFGSDFPISGMTKNYIGMLPLRQRVASWAALRRAGDFSSPWERVRLLLPEWLVRNVKDRPGLLRAG
- the gpmI gene encoding 2,3-bisphosphoglycerate-independent phosphoglycerate mutase, which encodes MLVILDGWGLRDAVADNAVHQARTPVFDGLMREGPRARLQTFGADVGLPEGQMGNSEVGHLNIGAGRVVMQDLPRIDTAVADGSLASNPALTRFIDALRASGGTCHLVGLLSPGGVHAHQDHAVALARVLVEAGVPVRLHAFTDGRDMPPRSAAGCLEAVEAALPDGARIATLCGRYYAMDRDRRWERVSIAYDAMTAARGARFASALEAIAASYVLDLSDEFLRPAIIGDYAGMQDGDGVLSFNFRADRTRQILEALLDPAFAGFARTRTVRFAAALGIVQYSVEIDAFADTLFGPLDLPNGLGETVARAGRTQLRMAETEKYPHVTYFMNGGREAPFEGQDAILVPSPKVATYDLQPEMSAAELTDRAVEAIGSGRYDMILLNFANPDMVGHTGSLAAAVKAVETVDACLGRVVDAIRSSGGALLVTADHGNCEMMRDPETGEPHTAHTLNPVPAMLVGVDGVTLADGRLADVAPTLLDLMGLEQPAEMTGRSLIRR
- a CDS encoding ABC transporter ATP-binding protein yields the protein MSMAISVQDIGKQYWRAPRATHDNSLREALIDGARGLLTRRSEARPTKEGFWALKDVSFGIKHGENVGIIGMNGAGKSTLLKLISRIAAPTTGSIRLVGRVGALLEVGTGFHRELTGRENIFLYGSILGMHRHEIAEKFDAIVEFSEIGDFIDMPVKRYSSGMYVRLAFSVAAHLEPDILLLDEVLAVGDYTFQKKCIDFARRLQSKGSTILLVSHNMFSVKTMCERVIYIKNGRVAFDGPTDEGLHHYERDSYLADAPWFRPEGGHHPVEIQDVTVADESGAPKTLFRHGERMRITARYTASEPITDPHVLFSITRSDELLCCNFSTMTDRAKLQTLSGDGTIELLTPPLTLTADTYKVSVVVRQRGFERLLAARIGARFHVEHPVFAPDVFGVFHTPGTWTADPAPHR
- a CDS encoding glycosyltransferase family 2 protein; protein product: MKDASVDGPDGAGIPLVTIAMPALNEAQHIAEAIRSVMPAPGALACELLVMDGGSSDATCAIVQALSDKDPRIQLIHNARRIQASALNLAARLAHPGSTYLVRADCHAAYPENWVQDLMRTIRQWDAVSVVVPLRTIGVTPLQRAIAAAQNSRLGNGGSAHRLGGISGYVAHGHHAIFDRREFLRVGGYDESFSHNEDAELDRRLCAAGGKIYLAADLVVTYYPRATLFSLTRQYFLYGRGCARTLEKHASLPRMRQMLPPLVLLYGVAALALVTVAPMLLILLAVYAGGCGLSGLALALKAREPGLVMSGPAAIAMHLAWAAGFLSHRGYRRTLLRTALRRKPPLLGVAPGSDPASVN